The Eleutherodactylus coqui strain aEleCoq1 chromosome 13, aEleCoq1.hap1, whole genome shotgun sequence genome includes a window with the following:
- the LOC136587438 gene encoding adhesive plaque matrix protein-like — protein MRQHRPKCRRAGDDVSTGPNAEELVMRQHRPKCRRAGDDVSTGPSAEELVMMSAAAQALKSWQRIVGARCVPTRGGDGKQWMSAPYKDMKQLVAQCLPTGIQYRPLVSASKVYKALVSPSKAYKPLVSASKVYKALVSPSKVYKPLVSASKVYRPLVSANKVYKPLISASKVYRPLVSASKVYRPLLSAGKVDRPLFSASKVYRPLLSASKVDRPLFSAGKVDRPLSASKVYKPLPSASKVNRPFISASKVDRPCVSASKVGRPCVSASKVDRPLVSPSKVYKPLVNANKVYRPFISASKVDRPCVSASKVYRPLVSASKVDRLYDSASKVYRPPVSASKAYRPLLSARKVYRLYVSASRVYRLLVSASKVYRPLVSASKVDRPLLSASKVDRLYVTASNVYRPLVNASKVYRPLLSASKVYRPLVSASKVDRPLSASKVYRPFISASKVDRPCVSASKVYRPLVCASKVDRLYVSASKVYRPPVSASKAYRPLLSARKVYRLYVSASRVYRLLVSASKVYRPLVSASKVDRLYVTASKVDRPLLSASKVYRPLVSASKVDRPFSAGKVYRPLFSASKVYRPLVSASKVDRPLSASKVYRPLFSASKLYRPLVSASKVYKPLPSASKVYRPFISASKVDRPCVSASKVYRPLVSASKVDRLYVSASKVCRPPVSASKAYRPLLSARKVYRLYVSASRVYRLLVSASKVYRPLVSASKAYRPLLSARKVYRLYVSASRVYRLLVSASKVYRPLLSASKVDRLYVTASKVYRPLVNASKVYRPLVNASKVYRPLVSASKVDRPFSAGKVYRPLLSASKVDRLYVTASKVYRPLVNASKVYRPLVNASKVYRPLLSASKVDRPFVSASKVDRPLVSASKVDRPCVSASKVYRPLVNASKVYRPLVNASKVYRPLVSASKVYEVDPQQHFSSPLCGQTKYVTAVRNLNPFPESK, from the exons ATGCGTCAGCACCGGCCcaagtgccgaagagctggtgatgatgtcagcaCCGGCCCAAACGCCGAAGAGCTGGTGATGCGTCAGCACCGGCCcaagtgccgaagagctggtgatgatgtcagcaCCGGCCCAAGCGCCgaagagctggtgatgatgtcagcaGCGGCTCAAGCGCTgaagagctg GCAGAGGATTGTGGGAGCTAGGTGTGTGCCTACCCGGGGAGGAGACGGCAAGCAGTGGATGTCAGCACCATACAAGGACATGAAGCAGCTGGTGGCTCAG TGCTTACCTACTGGCATCCAGTACAGACCCCTCGTTAGTGCCAGCAAGGTGTACAAAGCCCTCGTTAGTCCCAGCAAGGCGTACAAACCCCTCGTTAGTGCCAGCAAGGTGTACAAAGCCCTCGTTAGTCCCAGCAAGGTGTACAAACCCCTCGTTAGTGCCAGCAAGGTGTACAGACCCCTCGTTAGTGCGAACAAGGTGTACAAACCCCTCATTAGTGCCAGCAAGGTGTACAGACCGCTCGTTAGTGCCAGCAAGGTGTACAGACCCCTCCTTAGTGCCGGCAAGGTGGACAGACCCCTCTTTAGTGCCAGCAAGGTGTACAGACCCCTCCTTAGTGCCAGCAAGGTGGACAGACCCCTTTTCAGTGCCGGCAAGGTGGACAGACCCCTCAGTGCCAGCAAGGTGTACAAACCCCTCCCTAGTGCCAGCAAGGTGAACAGACCCTTCATTAGTGCCAGCAAGGTGGACAGACCCTGTGTTAGTGCCAGCAAGGTGGGCAGACCCTGTGTTAGTGCCAGCAAGGTGGACAGACCCCTCGTTAGTCCCAGCAAGGTGTACAAACCCCTCGTTAATGCCAACAAGGTGTACAGACCCTTCATTAGTGCCAGCAAGGTGGACAGACCCTGTGTTAGTGCCAGCAAGGTGTACAGACCCCTCGTTAGTGCCAGCAAGGTGGACAGACTCTATGATAGTGCCAGCAAGGTGTATAGACCCCCCGTTAGTGCCAGCAAGGCATACAGACCCCTCCTTAGTGCCCGCAAGGTGTACAGACTCTATGTTAGTGCCAGCAGGGTGTATAGACTTCTAGTTAGTGCTAGCAAGGTGTACAGACCCCTCGTTAGTGCCAGCAAGGTGGACAGACCCCTACTTAGTGCCAGCAAGGTGGACAGACTCTACGTTACTGCCAGCAATGTGTATAGACCCCTCGTTAATGCCAGCAAGGTGTATAGACCCCTCCTTAGTGCCAGCAAGGTGTACAGACCCCTCGTTAGTGCCAGCAAGGTGGACAGACCCCTTAGTGCCAGCAAGGTGTACAGACCCTTCATTAGTGCCAGCAAGGTGGACAGACCCTGTGTTAGTGCCAGCAAGGTGTACAGACCCCTCGTTTGTGCCAGCAAGGTGGACAGACTCTACGTTAGTGCCAGCAAGGTGTATAGACCCCCCGTTAGTGCCAGCAAGGCATACAGACCCCTTCTTAGTGCCCGCAAGGTGTACAGACTCTATGTTAGTGCCAGCAGGGTGTATAGACTTCTCGTTAGTGCTAGCAAGGTGTACAGACCCCTCGTTAGTGCCAGCAAGGTGGACAGACTCTACGTTACTGCCAGCAAGGTGGACAGACCCCTCCTTAGTGCCAGCAAGGTGTACAGACCCCTCGTTAGTGCCAGCAAGGTGGACAGACCCTTCAGTGCCGGCAAGGTGTACAGACCCCTCTTTAGTGCCAGCAAGGTGTACAGACCCCTCGTTAGTGCCAGCAAGGTGGACAGACCCCTTAGTGCCAGCAAGGTGTACAGACCCCTCTTTAGTGCCAGCAAGTTGTACCGACCCCTCGTTAGTGCCAGCAAGGTGTACAAACCCCTCCCTAGTGCCAGCAAGGTGTACAGACCCTTCATTAGTGCCAGCAAGGTGGACAGACCCTGTGTTAGTGCCAGCAAGGTGTACAGACCCCTCGTTAGTGCCAGCAAGGTGGACAGACTCTATGTTAGTGCCAGCAAGGTGTGTAGACCCCCCGTTAGTGCCAGCAAGGCATACAGACCCCTCCTTAGTGCCCGCAAGGTGTACAGACTCTATGTTAGTGCCAGCAGGGTGTATAGACTTCTCGTTAGTGCTAGCAAGGTGTACAGACCCCTCGTTAGTGCCAGCAAGGCATACAGACCCCTCCTTAGTGCCCGCAAGGTGTACAGACTCTATGTTAGTGCCAGCAGGGTGTATAGACTTCTCGTTAGTGCTAGCAAGGTGTACAGACCCCTACTTAGTGCCAGCAAGGTGGACAGACTCTACGTTACTGCCAGCAAGGTGTATAGACCCCTCGTTAATGCCAGCAAGGTGTATAGACCCCTCGTTAATGCCAGCAAGGTGTACAGACCCCTCGTTAGTGCCAGCAAGGTGGACAGACCCTTCAGTGCCGGCAAGGTGTACAGACCCCTACTTAGTGCCAGCAAGGTGGACAGACTCTACGTTACTGCCAGCAAGGTGTATAGACCCCTCGTTAATGCCAGCAAGGTGTATAGACCCCTCGTTAATGCCAGCAAGGTGTACAGACCCCTCCTTAGTGCCAGCAAGGTGGACAGACCCTTCGTTAGTGCCAGCAAGGTGGACAGACCCCTCGTTAGTGCCAGCAAGGTGGACAGACCCTGCGTTAGTGCCAGTAAAGTGTACAGACCCCTCGTTAATGCCAGTAAAGTGTACAGACCCCTCGTTAATGCCAGTAAAGTGTACAGACCCCTCGTTAGTGCCAGCAAG GTATATGAAGTCGATCCCCAGCAGCACTTTTCATCACCACTCTGTGGCCAGACCAAATATGTAACGGCCGTCCGGAACCTGAACCCGTTCCCAGAGTCCAAATGA